A single candidate division SR1 bacterium Aalborg_AAW-1 DNA region contains:
- the desA3 gene encoding Stearoyl-CoA 9-desaturase, which translates to MKPIQFNFNTSKEFYNELKTKVKDHFETNNISDKGNRHLYSKTIILFVAWIAAYSLILFVAQSLRAVIGSYILFGLIGGLIGFNVMHDGGHGGYSKKKWLNQLMGYSMNLLGSHLSFWQMQHNVLHHTYTNIDQYDDDIDSRPIFRFHPDQQRKPIHRFQHLYFLPLYGLGIIAMMFYGDYKRYFTRKVGSMKLKKLSLGQHSLFRGTKVAMIAIYFLIPALFVGRWQALLGMFIMFFAMGVVLNTVFQLAHVLEKTQMKSHIDFRIPEHRIVHELQTTANFAMGNKVRTWLLGGLNYQVEHHLFSHISHVHYPKIAPIVQEVCAKYGITYNSYKTITQAFISHIRQIKYLGQHN; encoded by the coding sequence ATGAAACCTATCCAATTCAACTTCAATACCTCCAAAGAATTCTATAACGAACTCAAGACAAAGGTAAAAGACCATTTTGAAACTAATAATATCAGTGATAAAGGGAATCGACATCTGTATAGTAAAACCATCATTCTCTTCGTAGCTTGGATTGCTGCGTATAGTCTTATCCTTTTTGTAGCACAATCTCTTCGAGCAGTGATTGGAAGCTATATTCTCTTCTGACTGATCGGAGGTTTGATTGGTTTCAATGTCATGCATGATGGTGGACATGGAGGGTATTCAAAGAAAAAATGGCTCAATCAACTCATGGGATATAGCATGAATCTCCTCGGTTCTCATCTCTCATTCTGGCAAATGCAGCACAATGTACTCCATCATACCTATACGAATATTGATCAATATGATGATGATATCGATTCTCGACCTATCTTCCGTTTTCATCCTGATCAGCAGAGAAAACCTATTCATAGATTTCAGCATCTGTATTTCCTTCCGCTCTATGGCTTAGGTATTATTGCGATGATGTTTTATGGAGATTATAAGAGATACTTCACCAGAAAGGTTGGTAGTATGAAACTCAAAAAATTATCACTCTGACAACATTCTCTGTTTCGAGGGACAAAGGTAGCTATGATAGCTATCTATTTCCTTATACCTGCCTTATTTGTCGGACGATGGCAAGCATTATTAGGGATGTTTATCATGTTCTTTGCTATGGGAGTCGTCTTAAATACTGTATTTCAACTCGCTCATGTTCTGGAAAAAACGCAGATGAAATCACATATTGATTTTAGAATACCGGAACATCGAATAGTTCACGAACTACAAACAACGGCGAACTTTGCCATGGGTAATAAAGTACGAACTTGGCTTCTTTGAGGGCTCAACTATCAGGTAGAACATCATCTTTTCTCTCATATCTCTCACGTTCATTATCCCAAAATAGCTCCTATTGTTCAAGAAGTATGTGCAAAATATGGAATCACATATAACTCATACAAAACGATAACACAAGCATTTATAAGTCATATTCGTCAGATTAAATACCTAGGACAGCATAACTAA
- a CDS encoding putative Mg(2+) transport ATPase: protein MDHIGYYLSLLHNSVEVEFIIKILVCIIAGYIIGQERAARGKNAGITTFTFVIIGAMLFTFLSENIDPASTSRIAAQIVSGIGFLGAGLIFINDNKVKNLTTAAGVWLAGAIGMAIGFDYYAIALITTIFARLIPQTNDKISQRRRSRNNTNDTDQESSDDDDLQEE, encoded by the coding sequence ATGGATCATATCGGTTATTATCTCTCACTGCTACACAATAGCGTAGAAGTAGAATTTATCATCAAAATACTCGTTTGTATTATCGCTGGATATATCATCGGACAAGAGAGAGCAGCCAGAGGAAAAAATGCGGGTATCACTACCTTCACCTTCGTCATCATCGGAGCGATGCTCTTTACTTTCTTATCAGAAAACATCGATCCTGCATCGACCTCGAGGATTGCTGCCCAGATCGTATCAGGTATCTGATTTCTCTGAGCCGGACTCATCTTTATCAATGACAACAAAGTAAAAAATCTGACCACTGCTGCCTGAGTATGGCTTGCGGGAGCGATTGGGATGGCTATTGGTTTTGATTATTATGCGATTGCATTGATTACCACGATCTTTGCTAGACTCATCCCTCAGACGAATGATAAAATATCACAACGACGCCGTTCAAGAAATAATACGAATGATACAGACCAAGAATCATCTGATGATGATGATCTTCAAGAAGAATAA